The sequence CACGCGAATAGAACGTGTTGTAGATGTTCAGGGCGAGCATCTCGGTGGAGTGCGCGGGGGCGCCGCCGGTAAGGGCGAGGTTCTGGTCGAACAGCTTAAAGCCGTTGGTGATGGACAGGAACAGGCAGATGGTGATGGTCGGCATCAGGTTAGGGACCTTAACCTTCCAAAACGTCTGCCATGCCGTGGCACCGTCGACCTTGGCGGCCTCGATGTAGTCGGACGGAATGGACTGCAGACCAGCGATGTAGATGATCATCATGTAGCCGACCTGCTGCCACAGGGTCAGGATGATAAGGCCCCAGAAGCCAGCAGCAGAGTTAAGGGCGATGAGCTGGGCGCCGATGTTGGAGAGCAGGCAGTTGATCAAGATCTGCCAGATGTAGCCCAGCACGATGCCGCCGATCAGGTTCGGCATAAAGAAGATCGTACGGAAGATGTTAGTGCCCTTGAGCGCCTTGCGGGTGAGCGCCT is a genomic window of Collinsella aerofaciens containing:
- a CDS encoding carbohydrate ABC transporter permease: MGKALKRWWPLFMLPTCLAFMIGFVIPFIQGFYLSFCQFITINNAHFVGIENYVRALSDSQFTTSFFFTVAFAFLSTVLINVIALAIAQALTRKALKGTNIFRTIFFMPNLIGGIVLGYIWQILINCLLSNIGAQLIALNSAAGFWGLIILTLWQQVGYMMIIYIAGLQSIPSDYIEAAKVDGATAWQTFWKVKVPNLMPTITICLFLSITNGFKLFDQNLALTGGAPAHSTEMLALNIYNTFYSRAGIAWQGIGQAKAVIFCILVVAISMIQLKATRSKEVQQ